A region of the Bos mutus isolate GX-2022 chromosome 18, NWIPB_WYAK_1.1, whole genome shotgun sequence genome:
GGACTTGCTTGTTGAGCCCTCTTCTAAATCACTAGCCCCTTCTGTCAGTCTTGTTCTGTTACACTGTGTGACTCTGTTTTTCCCGACCAGTCATTATGTGACACGTTTTTATTctgacaaaaatgaaattaatataacaCGTGTATTAATACAgtctatgtaaatatttttctgcagagcatatatgatatttaataatagttacatatataaaaaatacatatatatacatggagttccttgtagctcaaacagtaaagaatctgcctgctatgtaggagaccagggttcaatccctggatcaggaagatcctctggagaagggaatggcaacccactccagtgttcttgcctgggaaatcccatggacagaggagcctggtgggctacagtttgtggggtcacagagtcggacacgactgagtaactaacacacacatatatccatataatatataacatatacatcTGCATCCATGCAGTTAACACTCCAGGTCAGAGAGAAGGGAACACAGAATCTCTTCTCAGTTTTCCACCTAAACTCAGTTACTCACCAGTTGAATGTCTGGGCTGTGTGCTGCTGGGAGAGTCAGTAGTTCCTGAAAACAGAGGTGAAGTGGGAGAGGTCTTCCTTATTTCTGCTCAGTCAGGCTCTCACCTCCCAGAGTCCCAGGGACCCACATGGCCCGTCCCCGGCCCGTCCCTCAGAGATGTGTGTCTAAGCCGATGGcactcacacacaccccctcTTGTGATCCTTTTCCCCAGCCAGTGCTTTAACCGCACACAGTCAGCCCCCACGGCGGGGAGCAGGTGGGTGGACTGGGCTTCTTCCTCACCTTCGACCTGAAGCTGCAGTGGGTCACTGGGCTGAGACCACACGTAGGGATATTCGTGGAAGGCACCGTAGCATCTGTAGGTCCCCGCCTGTGTGGAGGAGACTGGATTCAAGAGGAAGATGTCTGGCGTCCTCCGTCGTGGGGGACGGAGCTTTGGTTCTGGGTGACATGATCTCCATCTTCTTTGTTGAGGATAAATACATCATGGTTGATTTTGGAGAAACACTGCAACTTCACATTCTCCCCTGGAGCCACCACTGTGCCAGCCATGCTGGAGAGGGAGGGCTTGTCATAAGCTCCTGAGATAGAAGGAAGTTCAGCGATGAAGGGAAGGGTCACATAGGCACTGTCCCTTTTTGTCCCCTGGGAACAGATATGGCTCtggtctctctcccctcctcgTCCCCTCCCCCTTGAGGAAGTCTCTCGGCATCATCCCTGAGACCTCCCCAAGGACAAGGCTTGGTCCTCCTGCTTCCTGTCCCCGAAGCCTGGTCCTTCCCTCGGTAGAGGGGTCAGTCCTGGCTCTGCTGCCTCTGTGGCCCCCTCACCAGTTATCACCAGCTGCAGGGGGTCACTGAACTGGGACCAGTGGCTTCCTCTCTGATAGGAGCAGTGGTACAGCCCTgtcttgtctgttgtaacctctgcAATATTCAAAGTGTTGGTCTTCCTGGACGTGATCTGTTCCTCTTTGTCCATGGGCTCAGGACTTCCCACTCTTGATATCCTGTACCCCTCAGCTTGTTTAGGTCCTTGACACAGGAGGGTCACAGGACTCTTCCATGGAACTGTGGATCCAGGCAGAGCTATGATACGAGGCGGGGGGAGATTTCCTAGAACACAGGGAACAGGTAATAGACACACAAGCGTTTCTCCCTCCACCCTTCTGTTTCTCCCCCTCTTACAGCCCCCGCTCTAAAGTCTGAGTCCCCTCTTTCCAGCGGCCAAGAGACCTGATACCTGGCTTAAACCCTGCTGGATCCACAGGACTATCACACAGAACACTCACCCTTCTGTGCACAAGTGCTCTGGCTCAAACACAACCCTAGAAAGAAACACCCAGTGAGAACAGCCCCGCCTTAAAGAACCACCAGCCCTGCCTTCTTAGCCGTCTATTTGCACCCTAACCCTCTCTCCCTGACTGACCAAGACAGAGCAGTGAGGGAGGAACCACGGACATGATCCCGTGCTCAGGCTGAGTGGTGGCCTTGCTGATGCTGAACGGACTTGTTAGAAGAGACACAGCCCTCCAGGAAGTGAGGTTGTGGCCCACTCGTGAGAACAAAGGCAGTCATCGTCCTCTTTCCCCCTACTTCCTCTGGGTGAAGCTTGAAGTTCTGCCCTTAAGAAGACGTTCATCATCTGTACTTCAGCCTGAGGAATCTTTCTTGTatcacgtggcatgtgggatctgagttcctggaccagagatcaaacccacaacccctacattgcaaggcggGTTCTTAACTGCCACACCCACAGGCATGTCCAATCACCTTTGCATCAGATTATCACTGGTCTAATCtgattcctctctttctttgccaaTCCCCTGTTAgcattttaatctttacataatgcAAGGGGTAAGAGACTCTCAGTGTAAACACAGGAGGGAAATAAATTCCGCTGTGGGGATTGCTCTGAAATCTCAAGTGTATTAAGGGCCCTGGCCTCTTAACGCTGCATTCCAGTTCTTTGTATGCAAATCTGGGGGAGTGCTGAAGAGTTCCCAAAGCTACAATCACATGGTATATGGAAATTGTCCAAAACAGACCTTGGTAGAGAGCTCATTGCAGAGTCACTAGGAGAGCAACTCTTCTGCCCTTTCCTGTTTGCCCATTCTGATTTTCTCCAATCCTAGAAGGACCTATGAGTAATGACAGAAATGAAATCACTAGCCAATTTAACCTAACTGCTGATTTACGCTCTACTGAATGCCCACCATGTCTTGCCAAccctgtatattcttttccagattaaaggaagaatgaagaatttttaaagagtgACTAGCTCTCTACTCCCTTAGGGATCCCTCAGGCTGATCACACGGGCAAGATAACTTCTGAAGAAAGATTGCATGGGAgtccctggtggtgtagtggttGGGAtgtcaccttccaatacaggggctgtgggtttgacCTCTGAAGGGGGTAGCTAAGATCCCATTTGCCTTACAAAGCAATATTCCCTTTCTACCAACACTTGCCTCtccaatacattatttttaaacatattgtttgatgtggaccatttaaaatgGTCTTtagtgaatttgttacaatattgattGTATGTTTTGGTGgttgtttttggccatgaggcatgtgggatctcagttccctaaccagggatggaacccacactctCTGtgttggaagatgaagtcttaaccactggaccagcagggaaagcCCTCCAGTACTGGTTTTAGAGTGGAGAGCAGCTGAATCTGAGCTTGGTAACAATTATTCCACCATCCCCACCCACTTCTGCAATATTCCCAACATTATGTCAGCATTGATTATCCACTGGTGTCAATTTTGAACCTAAATGAGATACCCACacaccaggtggctcagtggtaaagattctgcctgccaatgcaggagacacaggagatgcaggattgacccctgggtcgggaagagctcctggaggaggagatggcaactcactccagtagtcttggctggagaagcctatggacagaggagcctggctggctgtatagtccatggggtcacaaagagtcagacgggactgagcgactgaacacacacacacacacgtaaggTTAAGTCACGACTTTGTTCTTAAACTTTCATTCTggctgaaccgaactgaatagTTATGGCACCTATTCTGGATACACACATACCATTGATTTAAAGTATTCCCTATTATATTGTCATAATGCTATCTTTGCAAAAATCTAAGATAACTTAAGacaccctgggcttcccaggtagctcaaacagtaaggagtctgcctgcaatgcaggagacctgggttcaatccctggagcaggaatatcccctggaggtgggaatgacaatccactccagtattctttcctgcagaatcccatggacagaggaacctggtgggctacagtccctggggtcacacagagtcagactggACTTAGCACGCATGAACAGACACACGTAGTCACACTGTAGATCTAAACCTTTTCCAGTTGCAATTCCCTCAGGACTTAAAGGCTACCGTGACATGGCATACAGGTTTTATTACAGGGATTGGACTTGACTGTgatcacagagaaagaaatttgTGGAAGGCCACTGTGACAGCATCTGTGGTCCTCCTGATGTCATGAGAAGTCAGGCAGACTGGGAGTTGAGAGGCGAACCtgggtgtgtgtggcagggggcgGCGGGGTAGATCGGGGCAGAACTGGAGCGCTCGAGAAAACCAGTGTCAACCTGTCCGTCTCTGGCTCCTGTCTCAGTGAAGCCTAGGGTTCTTTATCATAGGTCTTCAAAAAGGCGGCGCAGGTGCTGGCCTCGTTGAAGGAGCTGGGGGAGTTGGAGGCACTGGGCTTGGCTGTGGGCTCGCACCAGTGGGTGGGCCGGCAAGTCCATATAAGGTGTGTGGGCTGAACACAGGCCCCCTGGGTGTGGTCACATTCAGCATCTGGGTGTCAGCAGGCCCGCAGCTTTACTTCCACCTTGGGTGCCTTGCGTCAGTTCCTGTTGTGGTTGCTCCTAACCCAGAGCTGGAGGGGGAAGAAAATTCTAGGAAATGTAGTACGAATTTAGCTAAACTGACAGACAGGAAAGCCACAGTCACGGTTTCTCATCAACCTGGCTTCCAAAACACATCCTTTAACCACACTccgggcttccccgatggctcagtatgtaaagaatccgcctgcagtgtgggagacacggagatgcaggttcgatccctgggccaggtagagctcctggaggaggaaaatggcaacccactccattactctcaCAGGAaacatcccaaggacagaggagcctggcgggctacagtccatgggggggcacaaaggagttggacacaactgaacgactaagcacaaaAGCACACATCCACACTTCCCTTTTGGATACAGACATGGAAAAACCAGGGTTTCACTTGACATGATAATGCCAGTATTCTTCATACGGCTGGAAGCATGCCAGTCATCCCCCAGTAGAGGATACGATGGCTTTTATCCATCGTGGGGTGAGGTTCAGTCCTTTCCTAGTCAAGTCATGCTCTTAGTTTGGTAACCAGTCAGGTATCAGAATCACTGATGTTTGTGGCTTTGACCAGTGTCTCCCttttccccacctccccagcccctgggaacCACTGTTCTACTCTCTTGTCTCCACaagttcaactttttttttcctattctttttttttttaattttaattggaggctaattacaatattgtattggttttgccatacatcaacatgaatctgccatgggtgtacatgtgttcccaatcctgaaccccgctcccacctccctccccataccatccctctgggtcatcccagtgcaccagccccaagcatcctgtatcctaagattccacatataggtgataccTTTCACCATGTGACTTTCTCTGTCAGGCttaatttcacttagcagaatgccCTCCAGGTTCATCTATGTGGTCACCAATGGTAGCATTTGGAGACCCAAATtagaagaaatttatttctttttcaactttttattttgtatcgaGGGTTACAGCCGACGAACACTGTTGTGATCATGTCAAGTGgatagtgaagggactcagccttacctttacatgtatccgttctcccccaagcccctctcccatccaggctgccacagaacagggagcagagttccctgtgctccacagcaggtccttgttggttctccattttaaatacagcaatatgtatatgttgatcccaaactccctaactatctttCCCCCAGTCCCTCCCCGTGGccaccataagttcattctccaaGCCTGTGAGTTAGAAGCAGGTGATTTAGATGGTAGGTTTTATTTCTACTTCTCAGGGTAACAGTGTAACAGGTAACAGGGTAACTGCCTTGTCCGTGACTTTCACCTGCCTGTTTACAGAGACCCACGGCCTGGCTTAAGTCAGTTGTAACAGCACTGGACATGCTGTTGAAGTATTTTGGAATTGTGGCTTCTTATCAACTTAACCAGTGCTATGTTCTGGCCAAAAGAGTTCCTCTTTTGAATATCCGACCACCTTTGTGGGCTTGGTCTACCCTCCCCAAACTCAATTATTCAGAAGGCTGTTTAATTGCACCCCTCTCCCCTGCCACCCACGAGTTATATGAACTTCAGGATGTTAGCTGACATTTCAGTCTTAATTTCTTCACTCGTAAATGAGAATGTTCAGAGCCCATGTAGGGTTATGGgatgattaaataaaatcatgtaaAGACTGGCTCACAACACATATGATTCCAGGGATATATATGGGATTGTATTTTTTCCAGCtgtttttctgaattctgaaatatgtgtgtgcatgtgtgagaaaccggaaaagaccctgatgcagggaaagattgaaggcgggaggagaaggggatgacaaaggaccagatggttggatggcatcactgactcaatggacatgagtttgagcaagctccaggagatggtgaaggacagggaagcctggcgtgctgcagcccatggggttgcaaagagtcggacatgactgagcaactgaacaaagacAGCAACAAATGTGTGAGTAAACAACTATATACTTGGTGATTTAGTTGGTTAGTTAGCTATTGGCCTTAGCTAATAGTTCAAGGCACTGACTGACAAGCCTTATTGTCTTGATTTGAACCCTGGATCAGCCAATTATAATCCTATAGCTAATTGAGtgttacttaaaaaaatgttttttttttggctgcaatggttggcatgtgggatctttgttccctgaccagggataaaaccagtgccccctgcatcATTGGAAGtccagagttttaaccactgaaccaccagggaattcccctgaaCATTACTGTTTAGCATTCAAAAGACGGAAATAATCATAGTAACTACTTCATAAATTTTATGAGATTTAAAGGGTGTAATATGTGCAATGTTGTTACAATGGTTCTAAGCAATAGTTTGTTCCacaattttattgttattaacaaaataatagtttttattattaataaaaattaatactattattaattttcatttaaaaaccaaTCATTGATACTTCCCTTTAATTATACAGGCTGTTAAACCATCCTTTAAAATGCTGAATGGCACTGCAGGCCATGGCTAACATAACCTGTTTTGGTAGCTATTAGTTTTCTCGGGCATTTGTTTAATTTGCACAGCTGTCATCTCTCCTAGGAGTACATGAACATGTCCCCATTCTTTATGAGATAGGCTTCCAATAAACACCATTTTTGGTTTAATTTGTACCCACTGTTTATTGGTGAAGTTAATCGTCAATACATTGACTGGATTTGTATTTCAACATTTCTGAATCATAAGTGTGAGTGTTGAAAAGAGGATGAGAGATGCAACTTTTTacagagtgaaagagaaatacattCTCAGCGTTtgtattgtatgtgtgtgcatagaaACATCGAATTGCCAGATACTGCTTATAAATAGTAGGTTGATACATGGCAAGATGGGATTTCAATTCCCATTTGCTTAGGCTTATTGATTGATAAGACTAAACAAAATACTATGTAGTTTATTTTGTGGGGAAACAGAAAGAAACGTTGACAACAGTAATCAAGgcttttctcctatgttttgAGTGAAAATATCCAGAAAGTCTTTGGCCAAAGATCTTCCAATTTCAGCAAATCAGGGCAAAATAGAAAATActtcttatacacacacacagtgtgtgtgAAGTGATGGATGTGCTAGCTTGATGGTGGTGATTATTTCACAGTGTAAACATATATCACAtagtacaccttaaatatataaaatgtctatttgttaattatgttttcaaaagctggtaaaaaaaacccaacaaacctgactcatgaaaaaaaatcatcaacaacaacaaaaagaccagaaagaaacttgtgtgcgtgctcagttgctaagtcaagtctgactctctgcaggcCCACAGActgcatcaggctcctctgtccatgggatttcccacaagaatactggagtgggttgccatttccttctccaggggatctttccggcccagggattgaacctgggtctcctgtggctcctcctTTGGCAGggggattatttaccactgagccacctgtggaAGCCacaaagaaactatatgggactaaaaataaccgTGTACatgtgcagttggggcaaattctggacaaaagaaacaaagagacccAAAAGCCCAACTGCCAAttttgaagagcctggagcaaaagcagAGTCCTGTGTCATGCCCCCTACACTCAACACTCCTTAGAAGGGGCCAAACCATGCAAGCTGCCCCTCCAGCCCGACCCCTGGACACCCCTACCCTCTCCCCATAAAAGGAACCAGctcaccctcccctcctcagGAATAAGCAAGCTGTCCAGGGAAACTGTTTCTTGTTCTCACTtccccctgctgcagcagggaccCTGGTTAAGCCATGCCTGAATTACCTGTCTGGCTTCTGATCAGTTTCTGTTAACTGCGGAAGGTCAAGGACTCTGGTGGATGTAAGAATCACCTGAGGAAGCCTCCTGGCTTCCTAAAGCCCCAACCCAGACCAATTCAATTAGGATCACCAAGGGTAGGACCTGGGTGATTGCAATGTGAGTCGCATTTTCAAGATTGAGAACCAGCCACTGTTGGTAGGAGGGCCATTTCACCCTGGGCAGGAAgtccagccctcaccctggggccTGTGGGCCAATCCCAGAGCATGGGCTGGCGGGGGGCTTTTCTTATTGGAGATTTCATTTGTGTGAAATacccacaggctgcaactgagTCCTAGCTGGAGGGAGGTGAGTACCGACTCTCCAGTCTGTTTCTCTGTCTTGTCTTTTAAGTCAGTGGTGATTATTGGTGGAGTCTGTAGCACTAAACATTGCAAGCTTTAATGGCTGGCATgaggcttttattattttttggccaagcagcagcctgtgggatcttggaacccatgacccctgtagtggaagcactgagtcctaaccactgcagtgccagggaagtcccttagaaGGATTTTTTGAAGTCCTCAGGCTGAACTCTCTCTTTATTAGGTGGAGAAAAGACTTGGATGACTTAGCTGCCAATGACTTCCTATGGAATTTTCCCCCTTCTGATTGTCTTGCTTTAATTGGCACATTTCAGGTGTAGTGATGTTTTTCGATTATTGTGCTCCTCTGATTTAGCATTTTAgcatgaacattttaattttttttaagtttttttttttgatgtgggctatttttaagtctttattgagtttgttacaatattgcttctgcttcttttttatgttttggtttttttggccatgaggcgtgtgggattttagctctctgaccagggattgaacctgcaacccctgcatcagaaggcaaggtcccagtcactggaccaccggggaagtccctgcatAAGTGTTTTTATGTTAAATATCTTTTATGCTAAATAATGATCATGAGCCCTTATCATACAttgtgttttgaaatattttgcatAATAAATCTTCTGATTGGGTgtacctccaccccaccccaccccaccaagtACTTACTAAACTGTGTTTTTCATCTTGTGAATCATCCCTGAGTGTTGCCCATTTAATGCAGGAGGATGTaaggatttttgtttatttccttcttgtttcactgaggcttccctgatagctcagttggtaaagaattcacctgcaatgcaggagaccctggtttgattcccgaGTTGGAAagttctgctggagaagggaaaggctatccactccagtatccttgggcttccctggtggctcagctggtacagaatcctgcaatgtgggagacctggattcgatccttgagttgggatgatcccctggagaagggaaaggctacccactccagtattgcggcctggagaattccatggactatatagtgcatggggtcgcaaagagtcggacatgactgagcgacgttcACTTCAATGAGGAAATGTCAGTGATTGAGAGCACAGATTTTTGAGTTAAACTCCTGGATATAATCTTGGCTTCAACTCAAGCAACTGGGAGAACCTGGGTCTTTGTTTCCCTATGCCCATGATCCTGTAACTAATATTTATCATAATCACCTGGAAGGTTTGTTAAAAACAGTTTCCTGAGCCCATCTCCAGGGTTACTGATTTTATAGGCCTGGGATAGGGCCtaagaggagaagggcatggcaacccactccagtgttcttgcctggagaattacatggacacagcagcctggtaggctatagtccatggggtcgcaaagagttagacacgactgagcgactaaaacaacaaccatCATTCTGGGAACAGGGTCTCTATCATCAGAGATGTCTGCAAAGAACATGGGTGGAGGACAGTGGGAGAAACCAGCAGGACTTGGTGCTCAGAGTCTGCCCTGAGTCCCATCGTCTCTGCTGGCCCCCCAAACGATgctttaccaaacatttgcttttccatcttcacctgtatttccctcctcccctttgaGTTCAAAGCTATTACCTTCAGCAGCCTCTTTTTGTTTAAGCTGAAGATAATTTTTAAGTGGAGGGTTTCAGCCATTTTGTTGAGTTAATTCAGTTTTCCTGGGTTCTCGTTCTTgttattaaaatgctttttttattctcttgttaATTCATCTGacgtcaatttaattcttagaccagtcaGAAGAACCCAGGAGAGGGGAAGCCCATTTCTTCCTCCCTAATGCTGGTCCTTTACAGTATGAATGTTCCAGTTGAGTATAATCACTTTCACCTCAATGCTCTCCCCTTGCACACCAGTACAGGCGAAGAGGAGATACACAAACACGATGGAGAAATTCTCCGTCTGGAAGGATATACTGTGGTCAGGAGATGACGGTGGTTTCCACTACAACATTACCCAGAGAAGCCCCAAGCTGATAACATACCTGAACCCGCAGGCACCCACACAGTCCACCCCACTCACGATGGTGCTCTATGGTCCTGCTGGCGTCGGGAAAACCACACGGGCCAAGGAGCTGATGCTGGACTGGATGCAGGATGACCTGGCAGAGACCTCCAACTCTGCCTTCTACCTCAGCTGCAAGGGGCTCAACCACAGGCGGACGTGCACCTTTGCAGAGCTGATATCTGCCAACTGGCCACATGTGCAGGAGGACATACCAGCAATCCTGGCCCAGGCACAGAAAGTCCTGCTCATCCTCGATGGTTTTGATGAGCTGAAGGTCCCCTCGGGGGCGCTCATCCACGACATATGTGGcgactggaagaagcagaagccgGTGCCCGTCCTCCTGGGGAGTTTACTGAAGAGAAAGATGCTACCCAAGGCCACCTTACTCATCACCACCCGACCGGGAGCCCTGAGGGAGCTGCGGCTCTTAACAGAACAGCCGCTCTTCATAGAGATggagggcttcttggaggaggacCGGAAGGCGTATTTCCTGAAACACTTTGAAGAGGAGAGTCAGGCCCTGCGAGCCTTCGACTTGATGAAGAACAACGCGGCTCTGTTCCAGCTGGGCTCGGCGCCCTCCGTGTGCTGGATGGTCTGCACCTGCCTGAGACAGCAGATGGAGAGGGGGGAGGACCCCGCCGCCACCTGCAGGACCACCACGGCCCTGTTCCTGCGCTTCCTCTGCAGCCGCTTCACCCCGCCGCATGGCGGCGGCCCCAGGCGGGGCCTCCAGGCTCCGCTCAAGCCCCTGTGCCTCTTGGCTGCTGAGGGCGTGTGGACGCAGAGCTCTGTGTTCGATGGGGAAGACC
Encoded here:
- the LOC106701345 gene encoding LOW QUALITY PROTEIN: leukocyte immunoglobulin-like receptor subfamily A member 5 (The sequence of the model RefSeq protein was modified relative to this genomic sequence to represent the inferred CDS: inserted 1 base in 1 codon), whose protein sequence is MSVVPPSLLCLGLCLSQSTCAQKGNLPPPRIIALPGSTVPWKSPVTLLCQGPKQAEGYRISRVGSPEPMDKEEQITSRKTNTLNIAEVTTDKTGLYHCSYQRGSHWSQFSDPLQLVITGAYDKPSLSSMAGTVVAPGENVKLQCFSKINHDVFILNKEDGDHVTQNQSSVPHDGGRQXIFLLNPVSSTQAGTYRCYGAFHEYPYVWSQPSDPLQLQVEGTTDSPSSTQPRHSTAPTAWHPSVETQVRLSLAALLLLVMVVLLAEAWCSQGGPSVKSDEPPPQWTDKH